In Chiroxiphia lanceolata isolate bChiLan1 chromosome 2, bChiLan1.pri, whole genome shotgun sequence, a single genomic region encodes these proteins:
- the C2H3orf38 gene encoding LOW QUALITY PROTEIN: uncharacterized protein C3orf38 homolog (The sequence of the model RefSeq protein was modified relative to this genomic sequence to represent the inferred CDS: inserted 8 bases in 6 codons; deleted 1 base in 1 codon; substituted 2 bases at 2 genomic stop codons), with product MAGPGLSERERAGCRALLELLSTEELMALTDTVTSRMVHPESRQEAIHAILVYSQNVEELLRRRKVYREIIFKYLAAQGIPVPPSLEKHLLIDRVRQFWSGQLSARALESGQTKPHAESGRGRKPPQDDIGGXGGQFCQWYFELLTLNIPWEXTSEDTWGPQHFWEDARMKFCYDTSEKNMNXYVGADMVSLRLLSLVKEECLLFNPNLHGNGLKYACXSHGLVLVAVDGTVXRDDTCLGIFEQXLWIISCPVRNNTWKIKLVNLKIVGQNDLEPGMQXEKPSITYELNQLREFYDGXELTVFEPQKF from the exons ATGGCGGGACCGGGGCTGAGCGAGCGGGAGCGGGCGGGCTGCCgggccctgctggagctgctgagcaccGAGGAGCTCATGGCGCTCACCGACACCGTCACCAGCCGCATGGTGCACCCGGAGAGCCGGCAAG AAGCCATTCACGCCATTCTGGTTTACAGCCAGAACGTGGAAGAACTTCTGAGACGCAGGAAGGTCTATAGAGAAATAATCTTTAAGTATTTGGCAGCACAAGGAATTCCAGTCCCTCCTTCCTTGGAGAAACATCTGCTCATTGACCGTGTGAGGCAGTTCTGGAGTGGGCAGCTCTCAGCTCGAGCCTTGGAGTCCGGGCAGACAAAACCGCATGCAGAG tcagggagagggagaaagccACCACAAGATGACATTGGTG CTGGAGGACAGTTCTGTCAGTGGTACTTTGAACTCCTGACTCTCAACATCCCTTGGGAGTAAACATCTGAAGATACATGGGGACCACAGCATTTCTGGGAGGATGCCAGAATGAAATTCTGCTATGACACTTCGGAAAAGAACATGAACTAGTACGTT GGTGCGGACATGGTGAGCCTGCGGCTGCTCTCCTTGGTGAAGGAGGAATGTCTTCTCTTCAACCCCAACCTGCATGGCAATGGCCTCAAATATGCCTG CTCTCATGGCTTGGTGCTGGTGGCAGTGGATGGCACAG CAAGAGACGACACTTGTTTGGGCATCTTTGAGCA TCTTTGGATCATCAGCTGCCCTGTCAGGAATAAcacctggaaaataaaactcGTGAATCTTAAAATAGTCGGACAGAACGATCTGGAGCCTGGGATGC ATGAGAAACCCTCCATAACATATGAGCTGAACCAACTGAGAGAATTCTATGATG AGGAACTGACCGTGTTTGAACCTCAGAAATTCTga